The proteins below come from a single Hyperolius riggenbachi isolate aHypRig1 chromosome 8, aHypRig1.pri, whole genome shotgun sequence genomic window:
- the LOC137527324 gene encoding olfactory receptor 6B3-like, translating into MSYDRYVAICSPLRYYMIMSSRVRASIATVCWLTGFVQAFPMLVLFSRHSCFSSREINHFFCDIMELLHLACHDVSTLELLNFVNALLLAVFPFFLTFSSYIFIVIAILKISSSTGRFKTFYTCSSHLTVIILIYTSLVCQYLIPVTGNTGKDFNKQFSLFNTALVPMLNPLIYSLKNKDVKNAFWSRCGISL; encoded by the coding sequence ATGAGTTATGATCGCTACGTGGCCATCTGTAGCCCCTTACGTTATTATATGATCATGAGCAGTAGGGTACGTGCATCGATTGCTACAGTCTGTTGGCTAACGGGCTTTGTACAGGCCTTTCCTATGCTTGTCCTCTTCTCACGTCACTCTTGCTTTAGTTCCAGAGAAATCAACCACTTCTTCTGTGATATCATGGAGCTTCTGCATCTTGCTTGCCATGACGTTTCCACCCTGGAACTTTTGAATTTTGTGAATGCTTTGCTTCTGGCCGTCTTTCCTTTCTTCCTCACCTTCAGCTCCTACATTTTCATTGTTATTGCCATTCTGAAAATCTCTTCATCCACTGGAAGATTTAAGACCTTCTACACGTGTTCCTCACATCTCACGGTTATCATTCTTATTTATACATCCCTAGTTTGCCAGTATCTTATACCAGTGACCGGTAACACCGGCAAGGACTTCAACAAACAGTTCTCCCTATTTAACACAGCTTTGGTTCCAATGCTTAATCCGCTGATTTATAGCTTGAAAAATAAAGACGTAAAGAATGCTTTTTGGAGCAGATGTGGAATTAGtttgtaa